atttaaattgaaaataatatgtAGAGTCCACACTAGCTGGTTGAATTCAGTTCAAGTTGAAGTATTTTGAAGCTAAAATTACTGACAGCCTTTTAAACCTTGCTATAGCAGCTATTTGTAACACTGAAAGTCAAGCTAAGAgtgttcattttgctttgtgCCTCTCATCAGGTCTCCTCCATGGGTGACAGGGGAACAAGCAATCACTCAGGAGTGACTGACTTCATCCTTGTAGGCTTCAGGGTCAGCCCTGAGCTCCatatcctcctcttcctgctgtttCTGCTTGTGTATGCCATGGTCCTTCTAGGAAACATTGGGATGATGATCATTATTATGACTGATCCCCGGCTCAACACACCAATGTATTTCTTCCTAGGCAACCTCTCCTTCATCGACCTCTTCTATTCATCTGTTATTGCACCGAAGGCTATGAGCAACTTTTGGACTGAGAGCAAGTCCATCTCATTTGCAGGCTGTGTGGCTCAGTTTTTTCTCTTTACACTCTTCATTGTGGCTGAAGGATTTCTCCTGGCAGCCATGGCTTATGACCGGTTCATTGCCATCTGCAACCCACTCCTGTACTCTGTTCACATGTCCACACGTCTCTGTGCTCAGCTGGTGGCAGGCTGTTATTTCTGTGGCTGCATCAGCTCTGTTCTCCAGACCAGCATGACATTT
This is a stretch of genomic DNA from Peromyscus leucopus breed LL Stock chromosome 18, UCI_PerLeu_2.1, whole genome shotgun sequence. It encodes these proteins:
- the LOC114683565 gene encoding olfactory receptor 9K2-like; this translates as MGDRGTSNHSGVTDFILVGFRVSPELHILLFLLFLLVYAMVLLGNIGMMIIIMTDPRLNTPMYFFLGNLSFIDLFYSSVIAPKAMSNFWTESKSISFAGCVAQFFLFTLFIVAEGFLLAAMAYDRFIAICNPLLYSVHMSTRLCAQLVAGCYFCGCISSVLQTSMTFTLSFCASRAVDHFYCDTRPIQRLSCTNLFVHKIISFSLSSIIILPTVLVIVVSYMYIVSTVLKIHSTEGRKKAFSTCSSHLGVVSVLYGAVFFMYLTPDRFPELSKLASLCYSLVTPMLNPLIYSLRNKDVKDALSKLLDKKKFSL